One stretch of Zerene cesonia ecotype Mississippi chromosome 20, Zerene_cesonia_1.1, whole genome shotgun sequence DNA includes these proteins:
- the LOC119835099 gene encoding tetraspanin-33-like has protein sequence MKFNKTESEYNMKSIRFLLLTITTMFIIIAGLMIVLGITVYSHYHHFTFFYEAAKSGRFLTPSLLCVLFGMMLFIITLFGFFGSLKQSTCMVNLYALFLFLMVILKLVLVILSFTLSPDKLLNYVNVPVEDYVSDPEIKAEIDILQISLNCCGSISYLDYAGMNFTSDDSTVIIANAQSDPVVVPATCCVTTGEVYCTRMRGTGCRSALVNMLIQNSSVIGVLGVSVTFIQVLGIIFALLLARCIRKMKSERALMLWTIKEQMIMARKMEEDNASDNNTVYIAQAESSTA, from the exons ATGAAGTTCAACAAAACAGAATCGGAATATAACATGAAATCTATACGCTTTCTACTGCTGACAATTACAACTATGTTCATT ATAATTGCCGGTTTGATGATAGTATTGGGTATTACAGTATACTCTCATTATCATCACTTCACATTTTTCTATGAAGCGGCTAAGAGCGGCAGGTTCCTCACTCCCTCGTTGTTGTGTGTTCTCTTTGGGATGATGCTCTTTATCATCACACTGTTCGGTTTCTTTGGAAGCTTGAAGCAAAGCACATGCATGGTTAATTTG taTGCGCTTTTCTTGTTCTTGATGGTGATTTTAAAACTAGTGCTAGTGATATTGTCATTCACATTAAGCCCGGATAAATTATTGAACTATGTGAATGTACCCGTCGAAGATTACGTCAGTGACCCCGAAATTAAAGCCGAAATTGATATATTGCAAATTTCG CTCAATTGTTGTGGCAGTATCTCATACCTCGACTACGCTGGTATGAACTTTACCAGTGATGATTCCACCGTTATAATTGCCAACGCCCAATCAGACCCTGTGGTGGTGCCTGCGACGTGCTGCGTCACCACTGGTGAGGTATACTGTACCAGGATGAGAGGAACAGGATGTAGATCCGCGTTGGTCAACATGCTCATACAGAATTCTAGTGTGATCGGGGTTTTGGGAGTATCGGTTACTTTCATTCAG GTCCTTGGCATTATTTTCGCGCTTCTCTTAGCTCGCTGCATCCGAAAAATGAAAAGCGAAAGAGCATTAATGCTGTGGACGATAAAAGAACAGATGATAATGGCGCGAAAAATGGAGGAGGACAACGCTAGTGATAATAATACAGTCTATATTGCTCAAGCTGAATCAAGCACCGCATAG